The following are from one region of the Corylus avellana chromosome ca1, CavTom2PMs-1.0 genome:
- the LOC132170910 gene encoding uncharacterized protein LOC132170910 yields the protein MEKLAFTHTIASRKLRSYFQAHMIRVLIEYSLRKVLRKLDLSERLANWAIEIREFDIEFLPRNSIKGQALADFLAKFTNLPDAEQWLRDETWVVYVDGSYTRRHGGTGVKLITPEGEELRSSIRLEFRTTNNEAEYAAIIAGLGLAQEMGAEFIELRSDSQNSFKKFCIVKIPREENEGADHLARIASIEESVGESEEIIQTLSRPTIAEVVSVSTEEAVPDWQKEVVEHLEKGILPAGKKSAIQLRKKATRFTMVNGTLYKRGFMLTLLKCVSKEEGNYILCEIHEGICGGHLGARMFAHKGVRAGFYWPNMTRDSVEMVEVEALVNITAKSIEKFLWKNVVCRYGIPHAFVTDNGKQLDCDSFKEWCAKLHIRNYFSSLGHLQAHGQVEITNKSIFKLLKKKLGDRKRDWAEDLIEVLWAYRTTRRTPTEETSYALAFGTEAIIPAE from the exons ATGGAAAAGCTTGCCTTCACTCATACCATAGCGTCAAGGAAACTCCGGTCATATTTCCAAGCTCACATGATAAGGGTTCTCATTGAATACTCACTCAGAAAGGTGCTTCGCAAACTAGACTTATCCGAAAGATTGGCCAACTGGGCAATTGAAATTAGAGAGTTTGATATCGAATTCCTTCCTCGAAACTCCATCAAGGGTCAGGCATTGGCAGACTTTCTGGCAAAATTTACTAATTTGCCAGATGCAGAACAATGGCTGAGGGACGAAACTTGGGTGGTTTATGTGGATGGGTCATATACAAGAAGACATGGTGGAACTGGGGTAAAACTAATCACCCCAGAAGGAGAAGAGCTGCGCAGCTCCATAAGGTTAGAGTTTAGAACTACCAACAATGAGGCCGAGTATGCGGCCATAATAGCTGGACTTGGCCTAGCTCAAGAGATGGGAGCTGAATTCATTGAGCTACGAAGCGATTCTCAA AATTCTTTCAAGAAGTTCTGCATCGTAAAAATCCCAAGGGAAGAAAACGAGGGAGCAGACCATCTTGCTCGGATCGCATCGATCGAGGAGTCTGTAGGAGAATCTGAAGAGATAATTCAAACTCTGTCCCGACCTACCATAGCCGAGGTAGTCTCGGTCTCAACAGAAGAGGCGGTACCAGATTGGCAAAAGGAAGTGGTGGAACATCTGGAGAAAGGGATTCTCCCAGCAGGAAAGAAGTCGGCTATCCAGCTAAGGAAAAAGGCTACTAgatttaccatggtaaatggAACCTTATACAAACGAGGTTTTATGTTAACGCTTCTTAAGTGTGTTTCCAAGGAAGAAGGTAATTATATACTTTGTGAGATTCACGAAGGCATTTGTGGGGGTCATTTAGGTGCAAGAATGTTCGCACATAAGGGGGTTCGAGCAGGCTTCTATTGGCCTAACATGACCAGGGACTCAGTAGAGATG GTAGAAGTGGAGGCCCTAGTGAATATAACAGCTAAGAGCATAGAGAAATTTTTATGGAAGAATGTCGTTTGCCGATATGGCATTCCACACGCATTTGTCACGGACAATGGAAAGCAACTCGACTGCGATTCATTCAAAGAATGGTGTGCCAAACTCCATATAAGAAATTACTTCTCGTCCCTTGGGCATCTCCAGGCACACGGGCAAGTTGAAATCACTAACAAGTCAATcttcaaacttttgaagaagaaacttgGTGATCGAAAAAGAGATTGGGCGGAAGATCTTATAGAGGTTCTATGGGCTTATCGGACTACAAGAAGAACTCCAACCGAGGAAACTTCCTATGCTTTAGCCTTTGGAACCGAGGCAATTATACCTGCCGAGTAG